The Candidatus Hydrogenedentota bacterium genome contains the following window.
TCTCCAGTTTGGACCACTGCGCCAGGACAACGTATGGCGGCGAAAGTCGCACTGATCGATAATATCGAATGGAGAGCGGCGAGGGTCGGAAGAACCACATACCAACAATAACGATTCATAATCGACGCTTGTGGCGGAAAAAACACCACAATGTGTGCGATGCGCCGCTCCGATGTCCGCTACTCTTTGAAGGCCGCCAGCCGCTTGTTGGCTTCGCGCAGGCGGTGACTCAGGGTCTTTATGATGTTGAAGAGCACGCGAATAGCGACGCGTTTCGACATTAACCGCTCAAAAGTGCTCTCGGTGAGCACGAACAAACGGCTGTCATTGATCGCGGTCACGGTAGCGCTGCGCGGCTCCTTGTTTACCAGCGCCATCTCCCCGAACATATCGCCGGTCCGCAGTTCCGCCAGGCATTTCTCCCCGTCGAAAACGCCCAGCTTACCCCCGAGCACGACGTACATCTGGCTGCCGACCGTCCCCTGAACAAATATGTCCTGGCCGGCGTCGACGTGCATGGTCATGCCCTTGGCGAAGATCTTCGCGACCTCCTCGCGGGACAGGCCGTGGAAGAGCGAGACGTGCTTAATGTACTTATCAACCGTTGCGGCATCCATCGTTCCCTGCACTCCCCTGCGGCGGGCATCCGTCACGCCCCTCACGGGGCCGGGCTATCCCGCGTTTCGGTTACACGATATAAATGAAGCGGCTGCAATTGTTGCACGTGTGTATGTGGTCGTTGTCCTGGCGGACGCGCTGGGCGTACTGGGAAGGCAGCTTCATGAAGCAGCCCTGGCAGGTGTCGCCCTCCACGGGCACCAGCGCGGGGGCGCGCCCCTTCGTGAGGCGGTCGTAGTGCTTGAGGATCCGGGGGTCGATCATCGCGCGGATGTTCTCGATCCGCTGCTTGATCTGCTTCTTGCCGGTGCGCGCGGTTTCGTACATTTCCTGGCAGAGCTGGAGACGGGCGAGGAGAACCAGGTCCGCGTGGGCGTCCTGGGCCTTCATCAGGTCCGGATCCGTCTTGACCTGGCTCTCGTAGGTTTCTTCCTGCTTGACCAGGGAGGCGGAGAGATTCTCGAGCAGGGAGAAGAGCTCCCCGTCGGTCTTCGCTTCCAGGAGGGCCTTCATGTGGTCTTCTTCACGCAGCAGTTTCGATATCGTCGCGATGAAATTGAGGTAGGTCGTCTGCTGGGTGGGGGGGTAGCAGATGAGGAAGACCAGATGGACCGGGTTCTTATCCACCGCCATGAAATCGAGGCCCTTGTCGATCCGGCCGACGGCGCAGATGAGGGACTTGAGGCCGGAAACGCGTGCGTGGGGCACGGCGATGCCGTGGCCTATGCCCGTGCTCTCGGTGGTCTCGCGCGCGAGGATCTGGTCGAGCGCGGGCCCGGCGTTCTTCAACTTCTTGGTCTCAAAAAGATGGTTGGTTAGCTCTTTGAGGGCGTCGGCCTTGTTGCGGGCCTTCAGCTTGGTGACGATGCAGTCCTCGGTAATGAAATCGGTAATCAGCATATGCAGGTCGGTCCTTCGTGGCGAATCCCGACCGGAAGTATTGCGCGCGCGCCGCGCGCGCCCGGCGCCGGTCGTGTAAACCCGGGGAGTATACTAGCACGTGACCGCGAAGACAAACAATGTAAAGGCCAGGTTACTTGTACCAGATGGACGTGACCACGATGGGGTCCGAACTCTGGCCGTGGTGCCGTTCCATCCCGCAACTCTGCTTGACGAAGAGCACTTCAATGCTCTCGCGCTCGATCCAGGCGTTGATCTGGCCGTCACACTGGGACAGGCCGTCCAGGTTCGACTTGGCGATGAAGGTCCGTACTTTCATGATTTCTCTCTTCTCCCCTGGCAGGGTGTGATTCAAGCGTCCGGCGGGGCCAGCGCCGAAAGCAGCGCCTCCCGCATGACGGCGACCGGCGCGGGCGCGCCGGTCCAGGTTTCAAATTGTTCGGCCGCCTGCTGCACCAGCATCTCCGAGCCGAGAACCGTCGTGCAGCCCGTGGCTTCGGCCTCGCGGATGAAGGCGGTCTTCAGCGGGCGGTACACCATATCAAAAACGATCTGGTCCGGCCGCAGATGGCCCGCTGGAACGCACATCGCCCCCTCGTGCGGATGCATTCCGACGGGGGTGCCCTGGATGATTATGTCGTGGCTGGCGAGCGCGCCCTCGATCTGTTCCCGCAGATGGCCGCTGCCCACGGGGCAGGCTGCCGCGGTGGACACCTCGTGCGCCAGCGCGCTGGCCTTGCGCGGCTCCCGCGCGAGGATGCTCACCTGGCCGATGCCCGGCTGCATGGCGAACGCAAACGCCACCGCGCGCACCGCGCCGCCGGCCCCCAGGAACAGCACGCGGCGGCCCTCCAGTGAAACGCCCGCCTCGCGAAAGGCGCGGAGCGTCCCGGTGCCGTCGGTCACGCTGCCCCGCAGGACGCCCTTCGTGTTCGTCACCGTGTTGATACAGCCCACACGCTGCGCCATCGGATCGAGCTCGTCCATCTCCGCCATCGCCGCGACCTTGTGCGGGATAGTGACGCTGAGCCCGCGAAAGCCCTCCATCGCGCGCATGCCGCGCAGGCACGCGGCCACATCCTCCACCCGGAACGCCCCATACACGAAATTCAGGTTGGCGGCGGCGAAAGCCGCGTTGTGGATGGCGGGGGAGAGCGAATGGCCGACGGGATTGCCGATTACGGCGCAAAACTGCGTCTGGGTATCGATGGAAGGGATCACGGGCAAGGGGATTCGCGGTTGAACTTTTTCGGTTGAGGGGCGCGGGATGGCCGGATCAGCCCGGGGGCCACGAAAGCTGGCGGCCGCCGAGCAAATGCAGGTGAACGTGAAACACGGTCTGGCCGGCTTCCTCGTTGCAGTTGATGACGTAGCGGAACCCGGGCTCCGCAATGCCCTCGGCCTCCGCAATGGCATTGGCGCGAAGAAACATCCGGCCGATCAGCGCCGCGTCATCCGCGCTCGCGTCCGTAATCCGGGGTATGTGCTTCCGGGGGATGATCAGGCAGTGGGTGGGCGCGCCCGGATTGATGTCGCGGAACGCGTAGAACTCCTCGTCGGAATAGACCTCCGTGGAGGGAATCTCTCCCGCGGCGATCTTGCAGAACAGGCAGTCTTCGGCCATGAATCCATTCTCCTTCGCACAGACAGCCGCCCGACCGGCGGCTACCGCCCATGGTAGCGTGGCGGTCCGCGAAAAACAATAACCTTGGCGCGGCGAGGAAACCGGCGGGCGCGCGCAAGAAAACCCCGGAACCGCGCCAGGGCGATTCCGGGGTGTGGCTTCCGAAAGCGATTAGTTGTTCTGTTGCTGCTGCTTGATCAGGTTCAGGGCGCTGCCGGCCTTCCACCAGCCGATCTGGCCCGCATTGAAGCTGTGGTTGGCGGGGAACTCCTCGCTGGAGCCGTCCGCGTGCGTCAGGCGGATGGTCAGCGGGGTGTTCGGCGCGAACGCGTCCAGCCCGAGAATATCGATGGTGTCGTCCTCCTGGATCCGATCGTAGTCCGCCGGGTCCGCGAAGGTCAGCGCCAGCATGCCCTGCTTCTTGAGGTTCGTCTCGTGGATGCGCGCGAAGCTCTTCACCAGCACGGCGCGCACGCCCAGGTGGCGCGGCTCCATGGCGGCGTGTTCGCGGCTGGAGCCCTCGCCGTAGTTGTCGTCGCCCACCACAATGGTCGGCACGCCCGCCGCCTTGTACGCCCGCGCCGTCGCCGGCACCTCGCCGTATTCGCCGGTGAGCAGGTTCTTCACCTGGTTCGTCTCGTCGTTGAAGGCGTTCACCGCGCCGATGAGGCAGTTGTCGGAAATGTTGTCCAGGTGCCCGCGGAACCGCAGCCACGGACCCGCCATGGAGATATGGTCGGTCGTGCACTTGCCCTTGGCCTTGATCAGCAGCCGCGCGCCCGTGATATTGCCGCTGTTCGGCGGGAAGGGCTCCAGCAGCTGGAGGCGGTTGGAGTCCGGAGCCACGACAACCTCCACGGTGCTGCCGTCCTCCGCCGGGGCCTGGTAGCCCGGGTCGTCGCAGCCGAAGCCATTCGGGGGCAGTTCCACGGCCGTGGGCGGATCCAGCTTCACGGCCATGCCGTCTTCATTAACCAGCGTGTCGGTCACCGGGTTGAACGTCAGGTCGCCGGCGAGCGCCAGCGCCGTGACCATCGCGGGCGACGTCACGAACGCGTGGGTCTTAGGATTGCCGTCCGCGCGCTTGGCGAAGTTGCGGTTGAAGGAGTGCACGATCGTGTTCTCCTTCTGCTCCTCGCCATGGCGGTAGCGCGCCCACTGGCCGATGCACGGCCCGCAGGCGTTGGCAAGCACCTTCCCGCCGATGGTTTCGAAATCCCCCAGCACGCCGTCCCGCTCCACCGTCGCGCGCACGAGTTCGGAACCGGGCGTGATAGTGAACTCGGACTTCGCCTTGAGGTTCTTCTCCCGCGCCTGACGCGCCACGGACGCCGCCGACGTCATGTCTTCGTAGCTGGAGTTGGTGCAGGATCCGATGAGGCCCACTTCCACGTGCTTCGGCCAGCCATTTTCCTCGACGGCCTTCTTCATCTGCGAGATGGGCGTGGCGCGATCGGGCGTGAAGGGACCGTTCAGGTGGGGTTCCAGCTCGCTGAGGTTGATCTCGATCAACTGGTCGTAGAACTCCCCGGGATTCGCATACACCTCGGGGTCCGGGCGGAGGTGATCGGCCTGGGCCTGGGCCAGCGCGGCCACGTCGGGGCGGCCCGTCGCTTCCAGGTAGCGGACCATGGAGTCATCGAAGGCGAAGGTGGAGGTGGTGGCCCCGATTTCCGCGCCCATGTTGCAGATGGTGCCCTTGCCCGTGCAGGACATGCTCTCGGCTCCGTCGCCGAAGTATTCCACGATGGCGCCCGTGCCGCCCTTCACCGTGAGGATGCCGGCCACCTTGAGGATCACGTCCTTCGGGGTGGTCCAGCCGCCCATTTCGCCGGTGAGCTTCACGCCGATGAGCTTGGGGAATTTCAGCTCCCACGCCATGCCGGCCATTACGTCCACCGCGTCCGCGCCGCCGACGCCGATGGCGACCATGCCCAGTCCGCCGGCGTTTACCGTGTGCGAGTCCGTGCCGATCATCATGCCGCCCGGAAACGCGTAGTTCTCCAGTACCACCTGGTGGATGATGCCCGCGCCCGGCTTCCAGAAGCCGATGCCATATTTGTTGGACACCGACGCCAGGAAGTCGAAGACCTCCTTGTTGTTGGTGATCGATTCCGCCAGGTCCGCCACCGCGCCCGACTTCGCCTGGATCAGGTGGTCGCAGTGCGCCGTCGACGGCACCGCCACCTTCTTCCGGCCCGCCTGCATGAACTGCAAGAGCGCCATCTGCGCCGTCGCGTCCTGCATCGCCACGCGATCCGGCGCGAAATCGACATAGTCCACGCCGCGCGTGTAGGCCTGGGTCGCGGCCCCGTCCCACAGGTGCGTATACAGGATCTTCTCCGAAAGGGTCAGCGGGCGTCCCACGACCTTGCGCGCCGCGGCGATGCGCTCCGCCGCCCGCGCGTACACCTTTTCAATCATGTCAATATCGAATGCCATGCTAAACACCTCTTCCTGGAAGAACGCGGTTTGAACGGATTGCCCCGGGCGCGAGGCGCGGGTGCACAACCGTGCGGGCGCGATTGCCTGAACACCCCCGCCGGGCGTGCCGGCGGGGCGCTATTTATTGTTGCGCGCCGGCTCTGGTGGAGGTCCCAACCTCCGTAAACCCGCATTATACTAGGCAAAACGGGAAAGGCGCAAGAGCGGTTTTGCAGTTGACAGTTGGCAGTTGACAGTTGACAGTTGACAGTTGACAGTTGACAGTTGGTACACAGTTGCCGCTCCACTAAAGCCTCCAGCCTACAGCCTCCAGCCTACAGCCTACAGCCTACAGCCTACAGCCTCCAGCCTAAAGACCTAAAGCCTAAAGCCTAACTCCCCATTGCCAGATGGATCGCGGGTTCCGGTATACTGGGGGCCATGTTTCCAAACCCCTACGAACGTTTTCGCGGCCAGAAGTTGACACTGAACGATTTTCTGGCGATTGACCGGACCGAGCTGGCGAACGAGCGCACGCTGCTGGCCTACGGGCGAACGGCGATCGCGCTCCTGATCACCGGGGGATCCGCCATCAAGTTCTTCGACGCCCCGCTGATTTCCGCGGCGGGCGTTGTCTTCATTCTCGCCGCGATTGTGGTCGCCCTCATGGGTTGGCGCCGCTACGTCGCAATGCGGCGGCGCGTTGCGGCCGCCCTGGAACGCCAGACCGGCGAGTCGACCCATCCCCTGGAGGAAAAAACGGAACCGCAGCACGATCACGAAGAGCAGGAATAGGGGAGGGGATGGGGGCGGCAATCCGCTGCCGGTGCGCCGGCCTGTATGAATCCGCGGCGATTGCGCCGCGTTAGCGAAGGAGAGAGACCCATGAAGCGACTGTTTGGAATACTTGCGTTGGCAATGTGCCTCGGGCCGCTGGCCGGCTGTGGCGGCGGATCGGCCCCGGAGAGCGCGGGGGCGGACACGAAAAAGCCCGCCGTAGCCCTCATCATGAAGTCCCTGGCGAACGAGTTCTTCAAGACCATGGAAGACGGCGCCAAGGCCCACCAGGCGGCGAATCCAGACGCCTACACCCTGATCGCCGAGGGCATCCCCAATGAATTGGACGTGAACCGGCAGGTCCAACTCGTTGAGCAGATGATGGCGCGCAAGGTGGATGCGATCGTGCTGGCGCCCGCCGACTCCAAGGCGCTCGTCGCGGTGTGCAAGCGCGCCCAGGACCAGGGCATCATCGTGGTGAACATCGACAACAAACTCGACGCGGCCGTCCTCGCGGATCAGGGCATGGCCGTGCCTTTCGTCGGGCCGGACAACCGCGCCGGCGCGAAAAAAGTCGGGGACTACCTGGCGGCGCAGCTCCAGCCGGGCGATCCCGTGGCCATCGTCGAGGGCGTGCCCTCGGCCTACAACGCCATCCAGCGCAAGCTCGGCTTTGAAGACGCCATGAACGCCGCCGGCATGAGCATCGTCACCAGCCAGTCGGCCGGTTGGGAGCAGGCGAAGGCGAATGAGGTCGTGACCGCGATGATCACGAGCCGCCCGGATCTAAAGGCCATACTCTGCGCCAATGACAGCATGGCCCAGGGCGCGATCTCGGCGCTGCGCGCGGCGGGCAAGCTCGGCCAGGTGAAGGTGGTCGGCTTCGACAATATCTCCGCCGCCCGGGCGCTGCTCGCGGAGGGCGCGCTCCTCGCCACCGCCGACCAGCACGCGGGCGATCTGGCGGTCTTCGGCATCGAGTACGCCCTGGAGATGCTGCGGGGCGGCGCGCAGCCCGCGGACCAGGAAACGCCGGTGGACCTGGTTACGGCGGCCCCCTGATGCCGGTCCTCCGCCATATCATCAATTACCTGGGACTCGCCGCGGCGCTCGCCCTGCTCGTGGCCTTCTTCGGGTCCCGGTCGGAGCATTTCCTCAGCCAGGGCAACTTCCTGTCGCTGGCCAACCAGATACCCGACGCGCTGCTCATCGCCACCGGCATGACCTTCGTCCTGATCATCGGCGGTATCGATCTCTCGGTCGGCTCGGTCATGGCCCTCTGCGGGGCGGTCCTCGGCACGGCCATCGTAGTCTGGGGGTGGCCGGTGTACCTCGCCATCCCGCTCGCCCTGGCGACCGGCGCCGCCTGCGGGCTGATCAACGGCCTGATCGTCGTGCGCTGGCGCCTGCCTTCCTTCATCGTCACCCTCGGCATGCTCGAGGCCGCGCGCGGGGCCGCCTACCTCGTGACGAACTCGCAGACCCTCTATATCGGGCGCCCCGTCGATCAGCTGACCGGCATCACCGCCGGCGGATTGACCCTGTTGTTTTTCGTGGCCATCGCGGTCGTGCTGCTGGCGCAGGGCGCGCTCTCGATGACCACCTGGGGGCGCGGACTCTTCGCCCTCGGGGCCAGCGAGGAAACCGCGCGGCTCTCCGGGCTGCCCGTGAACCGCCTCAAGGTCGTGGTCTTCATGCTCAGCGGCGCCGCCGCCGGCCTGGCTTCCGTGGTCCTGTGCGCGCGCCTCTCCAGCGCCGATCCCAACATGGGCTCGGGCTACGAGCTGAACGCCATCGCCGCCGTCGTCGTCGGCGGAACCAGCCTGCTCGGCGGACGGGGATCCGTCATCAACACCTTCTTCGGCGTCCTCATCATCGCCGTGCTCGGCTCCGGGCTCGTCCAAATCGATGTCGACGACCCCGTGAAGCGCGTGGTGACCGGCGCGGTCATCGTGGTCGCCGTCATTCTCGACTACTACCGCGGCCGCTGGAGCCAGGCGCGCCGCTGAACCACCCGAAAACAAAAAGCCCCGGGCGACACGCAAGCGGTCGCCCGGGACGCTGGAATTCAGGGTAACTTACTGCGCCTGCGGCTCGGCGCCTTCCTCGGCCGGCGCCTCTTCCTCCGTGCCGCCAAGCTCCGCTATTACCTCGGCCGTCACGTCCTTGGAGGTGATGCCCGGGGCCATATAGGAGACTTCAAGCGCGATAATTTGAACGCCGGTTTTTTCCGCAACCGCGGGCATGGCCTGCTCAATCGACGCCTCGAAGTCCTCTATCGCCTTCCGCTGCATATCCTGGGCCTCGGTCTGGATCTGCTGCATGGCCGCCTGGTCGCCGCTCTGCTGCGCCTGCATCATGCGCTGTTGGAGGCCGTTGACCTGCTCCATGAGGCGTTGCTGGACGCCCGTGGCCTCGGCAACGCGGCCCGGCTGAAATGTCCCGACGGTAATGGCGGGCGCCGCTTCCTGGGCGCGCAACGTGCCGTGTTGCCCGAACAGGGCCACGATGGCGGCGGCGCAAACGCCGGTAACAATCCAGATCTTTTTCGTGCGTGGTGCGGACATGCTGGGTGCCTTTCGAAGGTACAGGGTGGAGCGCAACGGAAAAACGCGTTGCTCCCCCGGCCGGTGCGCCGGTTTGGGAACGGGAAGGAGTAAGGGAAAGCAACGCAGAATAAGCGCCACACAGTATCACGGTGGTTATACGCCACGCAAACACACAAAGAAAAGCCGCCCCGGACGCGCCGCGCGAGACGGCGGAGGATCCGGGGCGGCATCGACCTCAGGGCTACTGGCCCTGAAGTGGCGGTAGGGACAACTCCGGAGCGGCCGCCACGGCGCCGCCCATCTCCTCGATCACCTCGTCCGTCACATCCTTCGATGTGATGTCCGGCGCCATATAGGAGACTTCGACCGCGATGAGCTTCAGGCCCGCCTCTTCCGCCACAGCGGGGAGGGCCTTGTCAATCGATGCCTCGAATTCCGCCACCGCCTTCTGCTGCATCGCCTGCGCTTCCGACTGGATCTGCTGCATCTGCTCCTGGTCGCCCTCCTGCTGCGCCTGTTGCATGCGTTGCTGCAAACCGCCAATCTGCTCACTCAGGCGCTGCTGCAAACCGGTGGCCTCCGCAATACGGCCGGGCTCGAACGTGCCGATCGCAAACCCTTCGGCCGCGCGGGTCGTGCCCTGCGACCCCAGGAGCGCGGCCAGGGCCGCGCCGCAAACTCCCGTCAGGATCCAGATGCGCCGCTTTCGTTGTGGAGTCATGGATATGCCTTTCATCGTTGGATTCAAGCGCATCGCGGCAATAGGGGCTTCCCGAAAGCGTTGCGCTCAAGATGGGGTTTTGCCGTGTAGGGTGGGAAGCGCTGCCGATAGGGTTCTTCGACCCTAACACGCCTCCCGCGGCTCCCGCAAGCCGAATCCGGGCTTTGAACCAAATTGGAACGATATCCCCGCGCTTGAGGAATCGAACGCACGAAATGCGGGCGATTCCACTTGCAATCCGCAGGCTCTTATGTTATACATAGGAAATAATACATAGGTCATCCTATGTATGAGAATGTGCATACCCGGAGGTTACCATGTCGGATGCCGCGATGGATCGCATTGACCCCCTGACCAAACTGCCCGGACGCGCCGCCTTCGAAGCCGATTTCGCGGCGCGGCTCGCGCGCAAGGCGAAGAATCCGGCCGTGGTGTCCCTCGCGGTCCTGGATATTGACCTGTTCGGCGCGATCAACGAGGCCCATGGCCGGGATGGCGGCGATCAGCTCATCCGCGATCTGGCGGAAGCCCTGCGCGCGCGCCTTGACGCCTCGTGCGCAGTCTACCGCTTCGGCGGCGACGCGATCGCGGCGGTAATGCCGGGCGTGGAGAAGGAGCAGGCCTTCCTCCAGATGGAAGCGTTCCGCACGGCCTGCGCGGGCGATCGGGAAGTGGCGGTGGCGGGGAAGACCGTACAAATCCCCGTGACGGTCAGCGCCGGACTCGCCAGCTACCCGGACGACGGCGACAAGGCCCCGGATGTTGTGCACAAGGCGAACGAGGCGCTGTACCGCGCGAAAGTAAGCGGCCGAAACAAGGTCTGCCTCGCTCGCGAGGAGAAGATGGTGACGAAGACAAGCCACTACATGCAGGGCCAGCTCCTCGGCCTGCGACGCCTCGCCGAGCGCAAGAAAATCGGCGAGGCCGTGCTGCTGCGCGAGGCGCTGAACGACCTGCTGCGGAAGTATAATGCGTGAGGAGGCTTTTTAGGCTTTAGGCTGTAGGCTGTAGGCTGTAGCGATTAAGTAGTGGGTCGTGAAGGTGGGTAGCGACATGACGCCGGGCAGGGGCCTGGCGCGGGCGTCCCTCCCGTGAACGAAGACCGAACAGGAATGTGGCACAGGCGGCCCGCCTGTGAAAAAACGCCGCAAGGCGCGCCGGAATGCGGATAAGCCCGAAAAGCTACAGCGCCGGAAGACAGCGCGTCGCGGCATAGCCACGTAGTGGCGGCATACCGTAGGGTGAAGCGAGGTCGCGCAACAGCGCGAACGAGCGAACCCTGGGTCAGTACGTCCCCCAGCATGGAACCCCCGAAGGGGGTGACGGAACAAACACGACACGGCAAACGCCGGGAGGTCGAACGATGCGCGAAAAAACCCGCTGTGGATGGGCGAAGGGCGACCTCGACATCGCCTACCACGACACGGAGTGGGGCGTGCCGGTGCACGACGACCAGAAACTCTTCGAGTTCATTATCCTCGAAGGCGCCCAGGCCGGCCTCAGCTGGAGCACGATACTGAAAAAACGCGAGGGTTACCGCAAGGCCTTCGCGAACTTTGAAGTCCAAAAGGTGGCGCGCTTTACCGAGGCGCGCCAGGAACAACTGCGCCAGAACCCCGATATCGTCCGAAACCGGCTGAAAATCGCCGCCGCCGTGGCCAACGCCCGGGCCTTCATTCAGGTTCAGGAGGAATTCGGCAGTTTTGACGCGTACATCTGGCGCTTCGTGGATGGAAAGCCCATAGTCAACCGCTGGAAGTCGCTCGCCGATCTGCCCGCGAGCACGCCGGTGTCCGACGCCATGAGCAAGGACCTGAAAAAGCGCGGGTTCCGATTCGTCGGCTCGACCATCTGCTACGCGCACATGCAGGCCACGGGCATGGTGAACGATCACGTGGTGGACTGTTTCCGCTACCGCGAACTCGCATGACCGGAGTGAGTATTCAATCGCGCGGCGCGCGTGCGCCGCGTTTACGCCAAGAGAAGAGGTAGGAAAAAATGGCCAGGAATATCTACGAGAAAATCTGGGACGCCCACGTTGTGGCGGAGCCCGAGGGACAGGACACGATCCTATACATCGACCGGCACTACGTGCACGAGGTCACGTCGCCGCAGGCGTTTGAAGGCCTGCGCCTCAACGGACGGAAGGTGCGCCGCCCCGAGCTCACCTTCGCGACCATGGACCACAACATCCCGACGACGGACCGGTCCGTTCCGATCAAGGATCCGCTCTCGAAGCAGCAGGTGGAAACCCTGAAGAAAAACTGCGAAGAGAACGGGATCGTCTGCTTCGACATGTACGACCGGCG
Protein-coding sequences here:
- a CDS encoding cyclic nucleotide-binding domain-containing protein codes for the protein MDAATVDKYIKHVSLFHGLSREEVAKIFAKGMTMHVDAGQDIFVQGTVGSQMYVVLGGKLGVFDGEKCLAELRTGDMFGEMALVNKEPRSATVTAINDSRLFVLTESTFERLMSKRVAIRVLFNIIKTLSHRLREANKRLAAFKE
- a CDS encoding PTS sugar transporter subunit IIA, with protein sequence MLITDFITEDCIVTKLKARNKADALKELTNHLFETKKLKNAGPALDQILARETTESTGIGHGIAVPHARVSGLKSLICAVGRIDKGLDFMAVDKNPVHLVFLICYPPTQQTTYLNFIATISKLLREEDHMKALLEAKTDGELFSLLENLSASLVKQEETYESQVKTDPDLMKAQDAHADLVLLARLQLCQEMYETARTGKKQIKQRIENIRAMIDPRILKHYDRLTKGRAPALVPVEGDTCQGCFMKLPSQYAQRVRQDNDHIHTCNNCSRFIYIV
- a CDS encoding shikimate dehydrogenase codes for the protein MPSIDTQTQFCAVIGNPVGHSLSPAIHNAAFAAANLNFVYGAFRVEDVAACLRGMRAMEGFRGLSVTIPHKVAAMAEMDELDPMAQRVGCINTVTNTKGVLRGSVTDGTGTLRAFREAGVSLEGRRVLFLGAGGAVRAVAFAFAMQPGIGQVSILAREPRKASALAHEVSTAAACPVGSGHLREQIEGALASHDIIIQGTPVGMHPHEGAMCVPAGHLRPDQIVFDMVYRPLKTAFIREAEATGCTTVLGSEMLVQQAAEQFETWTGAPAPVAVMREALLSALAPPDA
- a CDS encoding histidine triad nucleotide-binding protein, whose protein sequence is MAEDCLFCKIAAGEIPSTEVYSDEEFYAFRDINPGAPTHCLIIPRKHIPRITDASADDAALIGRMFLRANAIAEAEGIAEPGFRYVINCNEEAGQTVFHVHLHLLGGRQLSWPPG
- a CDS encoding aconitate hydratase, giving the protein MAFDIDMIEKVYARAAERIAAARKVVGRPLTLSEKILYTHLWDGAATQAYTRGVDYVDFAPDRVAMQDATAQMALLQFMQAGRKKVAVPSTAHCDHLIQAKSGAVADLAESITNNKEVFDFLASVSNKYGIGFWKPGAGIIHQVVLENYAFPGGMMIGTDSHTVNAGGLGMVAIGVGGADAVDVMAGMAWELKFPKLIGVKLTGEMGGWTTPKDVILKVAGILTVKGGTGAIVEYFGDGAESMSCTGKGTICNMGAEIGATTSTFAFDDSMVRYLEATGRPDVAALAQAQADHLRPDPEVYANPGEFYDQLIEINLSELEPHLNGPFTPDRATPISQMKKAVEENGWPKHVEVGLIGSCTNSSYEDMTSAASVARQAREKNLKAKSEFTITPGSELVRATVERDGVLGDFETIGGKVLANACGPCIGQWARYRHGEEQKENTIVHSFNRNFAKRADGNPKTHAFVTSPAMVTALALAGDLTFNPVTDTLVNEDGMAVKLDPPTAVELPPNGFGCDDPGYQAPAEDGSTVEVVVAPDSNRLQLLEPFPPNSGNITGARLLIKAKGKCTTDHISMAGPWLRFRGHLDNISDNCLIGAVNAFNDETNQVKNLLTGEYGEVPATARAYKAAGVPTIVVGDDNYGEGSSREHAAMEPRHLGVRAVLVKSFARIHETNLKKQGMLALTFADPADYDRIQEDDTIDILGLDAFAPNTPLTIRLTHADGSSEEFPANHSFNAGQIGWWKAGSALNLIKQQQQNN
- a CDS encoding DUF202 domain-containing protein yields the protein MFPNPYERFRGQKLTLNDFLAIDRTELANERTLLAYGRTAIALLITGGSAIKFFDAPLISAAGVVFILAAIVVALMGWRRYVAMRRRVAAALERQTGESTHPLEEKTEPQHDHEEQE
- a CDS encoding sugar ABC transporter substrate-binding protein — its product is MKRLFGILALAMCLGPLAGCGGGSAPESAGADTKKPAVALIMKSLANEFFKTMEDGAKAHQAANPDAYTLIAEGIPNELDVNRQVQLVEQMMARKVDAIVLAPADSKALVAVCKRAQDQGIIVVNIDNKLDAAVLADQGMAVPFVGPDNRAGAKKVGDYLAAQLQPGDPVAIVEGVPSAYNAIQRKLGFEDAMNAAGMSIVTSQSAGWEQAKANEVVTAMITSRPDLKAILCANDSMAQGAISALRAAGKLGQVKVVGFDNISAARALLAEGALLATADQHAGDLAVFGIEYALEMLRGGAQPADQETPVDLVTAAP
- a CDS encoding ABC transporter permease; amino-acid sequence: MPVLRHIINYLGLAAALALLVAFFGSRSEHFLSQGNFLSLANQIPDALLIATGMTFVLIIGGIDLSVGSVMALCGAVLGTAIVVWGWPVYLAIPLALATGAACGLINGLIVVRWRLPSFIVTLGMLEAARGAAYLVTNSQTLYIGRPVDQLTGITAGGLTLLFFVAIAVVLLAQGALSMTTWGRGLFALGASEETARLSGLPVNRLKVVVFMLSGAAAGLASVVLCARLSSADPNMGSGYELNAIAAVVVGGTSLLGGRGSVINTFFGVLIIAVLGSGLVQIDVDDPVKRVVTGAVIVVAVILDYYRGRWSQARR
- a CDS encoding OmpH family outer membrane protein, translated to MTPQRKRRIWILTGVCGAALAALLGSQGTTRAAEGFAIGTFEPGRIAEATGLQQRLSEQIGGLQQRMQQAQQEGDQEQMQQIQSEAQAMQQKAVAEFEASIDKALPAVAEEAGLKLIAVEVSYMAPDITSKDVTDEVIEEMGGAVAAAPELSLPPLQGQ
- a CDS encoding diguanylate cyclase, with the protein product MSDAAMDRIDPLTKLPGRAAFEADFAARLARKAKNPAVVSLAVLDIDLFGAINEAHGRDGGDQLIRDLAEALRARLDASCAVYRFGGDAIAAVMPGVEKEQAFLQMEAFRTACAGDREVAVAGKTVQIPVTVSAGLASYPDDGDKAPDVVHKANEALYRAKVSGRNKVCLAREEKMVTKTSHYMQGQLLGLRRLAERKKIGEAVLLREALNDLLRKYNA
- a CDS encoding DNA-3-methyladenine glycosylase I, with amino-acid sequence MREKTRCGWAKGDLDIAYHDTEWGVPVHDDQKLFEFIILEGAQAGLSWSTILKKREGYRKAFANFEVQKVARFTEARQEQLRQNPDIVRNRLKIAAAVANARAFIQVQEEFGSFDAYIWRFVDGKPIVNRWKSLADLPASTPVSDAMSKDLKKRGFRFVGSTICYAHMQATGMVNDHVVDCFRYRELA